The Arachis hypogaea cultivar Tifrunner chromosome 19, arahy.Tifrunner.gnm2.J5K5, whole genome shotgun sequence genome has a window encoding:
- the LOC112779961 gene encoding E3 ubiquitin-protein ligase ATL6-like produces the protein MKPLSSNDNPWDPSTFLFIATILGTFIFLAAFVAFLRRCTEPYFTQQQSNITHLPCSCCNGGISPDILETFPIVFYSSIKDLRIRKEAPLECAVCLTEFTGNDTLRLLPHCNHVFHPPCIDAWLSSHVTCPVCRANLNQYPSQVAISVITQLSGEGEEEHEEDGSGNRAEQSVGGESIIEGSPLARDASEGQRNNEEDKGMPERAAKGKLGGKGRVLKRSNTTGHSVVEAGECMERYTLRLPEDVRRYIMVNHGVMMTQRSASYNAAECSKKGLCWSDTEGGSSRGKKGQSSVRGKGRVWKNNGGQ, from the coding sequence ATGAAACCGCTTTCCTCCAACGACAACCCCTGGGACCCTTCAACCTTCCTCTTCATCGCCACCATCCTCGGAACCTTCATATTCCTCGCCGCGTTCGTAGCCTTCCTCCGCCGCTGCACAGAGCCATACTTTACTCAACAACAGAGCAATATCACACACTTGCCCTGTTCCTGCTGCAACGGCGGCATCAGCCCCGACATCCTCGAAACCTTCCCCATCGTGTTCTATTCCAGCATCAAGGACCTCAGAATCCGCAAAGAAGCTCCGCTAGAGTGTGCCGTCTGCCTCACCGAGTTCACCGGCAACGACACTCTTCGGTTGCTTCCACACTGCAACCACGTGTTCCACCCTCCCTGCATCGACGCCTGGCTCTCTTCCCACGTCACCTGCCCCGTTTGCCGCGCCAATCTCAACCAATATCCCTCCCAAGTCGCCATTTCGGTGATAACACAATTGAGCGGCGAGGGagaagaagaacacgaagaagaCGGTTCTGGAAACAGAGCAGAACAGAGCGTGGGTGGCGAGAGCATAATTGAGGGGAGCCCGTTGGCGCGTGACGCGAGTGAGGGACAGCGGAACAACGAAGAAGATAAAGGGATGCCGGAAAGAGCGGCAAAAGGGAAGCTTGGTGGGAAGGGGAGGGTTCTGAAGAGGTCGAATACGACGGGGCACTCGGTGGTGGAGGCAGGAGAGTGTATGGAGAGGTATACGCTGAGGTTGCCGGAGGATGTGAGGAGGTACATTATGGTGAACCATGGGGTGATGATGACGCAGCGTTCGGCGAGCTACAACGCGGCGGAGTGTTCGAAGAAAGGATTGTGTTGGAGTGACACGGAAGGAGGTAGCAGCAGAGGTAAGAAGGGTCAGAGCTCTGTTAGAGGGAAGGGAAGAGTATGGAAGAATAATGGAGGGCAGTGA